The sequence below is a genomic window from Leptospira inadai serovar Lyme str. 10.
CGATCTTGCCGACAGAAAATCTTTCGGCGGGAGAATTTCACCGATCGCCCTCTATTCCGAAGTGTTCGGTGCATCTCGTGAATTATTCTCCTCGCTTACCTCTTCCGAGAGAGCGGTTATCGCCGATTTATTAAGATACTCGATAGGAGATGAGATTGCCGGAGAAATGTCCGATTTTCTTTTATCCTATATAGAATTCGAGAGAGGGAAGCGAAATCTACCTCGGATCGTGAGATTCATGATCGAAGTTTCTCGCGCCTATTATTCCAAAGGAGATTATGAAAATGCGCGAAACTGGATAGGTAAGGCGGAGAACGAACCGGGGCATTTTCAGGATTCGGAAATCGAATATCTGAAATATAAAATAAACGTGATGAACGGTAAGTCTCAACCAATCGTTTCCGATTCTCCCTTTTACCAATTTACAAAATTTTATCAGGAATCTCTTTCTTCAGCTCCGAAGAATTTTCTTGATATAGCGAACCGATGGGTCGGTTCCCGTAAGCGAACTTCTTTAACGCCGAGAGAGAGAAGGGAACTGAACGATTTTCTGACATTTCTGCAAACTCTCGCTTTTAAAAAGAATGATTCGGAAGTTTTCTTCGATCTTTGCGTGGCTAAAGACAAGGTTTCCGTGGCTAGAAAAACGATTCTCGGTAAGGAACCGCTTTTCTCCGATATCCCGAAGTTCCAACCCGTCTCGCTTAAATTGGAGGAAAAACTTCCGATCGGTCAGGAATTTCTTGCAGTGGCGGATCTAGGGCTTACGACTTTCTACATCAAATTTACGAGAGGAAAATCCAACGGAGATATCGCGTACAAGGACAATCGAAAATTAAAAGCGACTATTAAACGATATCATGAGGAAGCGGAAAAAGGCGGTTCCGAAATTTTATTAAGAGAATCCTTGGAAACCGAATATCGTCAGAATATTAGAATTTCAAAGAATAAAACGACTTATCTCTATCTTTCGAATTACCATTTTCTCGTCCCTTTAGTTCCTCGCTCGGAGGAAGAAATTTATTACGTGACGGACCCGGTCGCTTTTTTGGAAAATCCTATCCACCAAGAAAAGGACGAATTCTTGCCGGGCTTCGCTATCGTCGCAAGAGAACCTAACTCAGCCCCCGATTGGTATAAGAGATTATTAAAGTTAGACGCGTTGGAGCTAGGAACTAAAATCGTTCGCTCGGGAGTCTCTTCTTTTTTTATAATACAGGAACCGCTCGAACTCGATTTCAATCGCGGAATTTTATTCGGTAGAAAATCGTTGCCCGAAATCTCGGATACTAAACAAAAAGGTCCTTGGATGCTTTCGTCCTCGTTTCTGAAAGAATTTGATTTCGGTTCCGAGAACTTTCGCGACTCTCTTTATTTTTTGCAGAAATCTATCCGAGGTTCCGGAATAGTGAATTTAGGTTTTCAGACGGATACGCATAATTCGCGGTTCTTGAAAGAGTTAACGAGACGGGAGGATTCCAGGATCTCTCTGAGAAATCGATTTTTGAAAGCGATTGAAATCATGCGAGACGTATATCCGTTCGATAAATATTGGAACGGATACCGCCTGTTTACGACGTCGATCATAGCAGAAGACTAGGACAGAGGACAGATAATTATTTCTATTTCCCTGGCAACAATTTTTTTAAAAACGAATTATGTTGGAGCGCCGACACAGAGAACGGAGGGCCGAAGAAAGATCCACTGTTGCATAAGAATCTTTCTCTAGAGCATGGAAACCCGGCTGGCCAATGTTCTGTCTTCCGTCCTCAGTCTTCTGTCCTCTGTAAAAGGATCTTTCTCTCCGCCGAAGAGAGTGAAATGAGTTTGCGCATTTCTTCCTGAAATTTCCCGAAATCTCGGCCTACTTCCTCGAGCTTTCTTTCAAAAAAAGCGGAACCGGAATGATACCTAAGCATTCCGACGAAATCCTCGTTGTTCCAATCCCGTTCGGAGAGTTTTTTTCCGTCTATGGTCCTCCAATTCCTCCGGCCGAGTTCCTTCTTAAAGGAGGAAAGAATTTGATTTTTCTCTTTACGTACTTGTTCGTCGGAGCCGCCCTTTGAATAAATATTTTTCAGAGATTCTGCCGTTTCTCGTAAGAGCGTTTTATAGTGTTCCCGTTCCCGTTCGGAGGATTCGCGGGCTTCAACAAGTTGTTGACCGCCGATCGAAAATAAATAAGCTTTCGTTCCGGCCTCTTCCACAAAGCTCGCATAACTTTCGTTAAAGACGCTATCTCCCGGAAAGTACACGGTCGCGTGAGCCATTTCATGTAAAACTAATGCGGAGAGATCCGCTCGATCATCATACAACTGCGGTGAAAATAACGGGTCTTCGAACCAACCTAGGGTGGAATAACCGGCGGTGATTCTCACTCGAGTCTCCCAGCCTTCTTCCTTCAGTCGCGTTTCTTCTTCCTTCGCTTTTTCCAGAGAAAAATAACCTTTATAAGGAACGGAACCGACGATCGGAAACCACCATGTGTAGGATTCGAATCTCAAAGGATGACAGGCGCTTACATGCCAGCCGACTGCATTACGATCCAATGAAACGAAACTTTTGAAACCGCCTTTCGAGGACAGGGCCAGGGACCGTATTCCAAAATCCCTGATTCGTTCCACTTCCTTTAATTTCTCCTTCGTTTTTTCGGAGACGGAAGGATCCGAAAGAACCTCCTCGAACGGTCGCTTCTGCATGACGAATTTTGCCTGCTCCTTACCGATATGAAGGAGATAGGGAATGCAGCCTTGAGAAGAAATCCAGAATAAGAAAAGGATTGGAACCGGTAGACGCTCCCCGGAGAATCCGAGTCGACGATTTGCCAACCTGGCTATAGGATGGGCCAAGGTAGTTTTCATGCGATTCTCTCTTCCTCCAGTTGTGGTTGTGAACGCCGGGCTGGCGGTTCTTTTGATTCTTATCCTAATTCTTCCCGGAGAAGGAGGCTTGTCTTCCTTTTTCCGCGGAGATAAACCTCTCGACTATGGAGAGCAGAAGGCCGGGATCGAACTCCAAAACGCATTCCGTAACGTTTACAGACTGGCAAAAGATTCCGTCGTATCGATTCGTACGAAAAAATCGGATCTTATCGTAAGTCCGTATCATTATTTCGATTATAGAAACGAGAGGCTTGCCTCTTTCGGAAGCGGTTTTTTAATTCATGAAAAAGGATATATCGCTACGAATTTTCACGTGATCGAAGGAGCGGAAAGCATAGAAGTCATTACTTCGGACGGGAGCGTCTTTCCGGCAAAGTTCGTCGGGAGCCACGAGCGAGCCGATATTTCCCTTTTAAAAATTCGCGAAGGTTCCGGGTTAAAGCCTGTGCGCTTCGGAAATTCGGATGATATCGAAGTCGGTGATTGGGCGATTGCGATCGGCTCCCCGTTCGGTCTAGAACGATCTTTTTCCGTCGGTGTCGTTTCCGCAAAATACAGGGAAGATTTGGATGAAACGGGGCAAACGCATATCCAGATCGATAGCATGATCAATCCAGGTTCCAGTGGCGGCCCTCTCTTAAATATTTATGGAGAAGTGATCGGTATTAACCGACTCATCCGAAGTGATACTGGACGGAACACAGGAATCGGTTTCGCGATTCCGATGAATTATGCGAAGAAAATCATTCAATTGATTCAGGAAAATAAGGGGAGAATTATTCGCCCCGCCACTCTTGGCGTTATGGCGACCGTTCCTCTCGCAGACCACCGAAAGGCATTGGGCATTCCGGACGACTGGACCGGCGTTCTCGTTTACGATATAGAGGCCGGCTCTTCCGCAGAATCTTCGGGACTCAAACGGTATGACTTCCTACTAGAGGCGAACGGACTGCCCGTAAAAAATATTAATGATCTTCGGGAGCAGGTCGGAATAGTAGGATTAGGGGGGAGGCTTAAGCTCAGAATTTATAGAGAAAAAAGTCTCCAAGAACTCGTGGTCCGATTAGTGCAAAAATAAAAACGGACCTACCAGGCGGGATATGAGAAGAAATATCGTTCATAGCGGTGCGGATGCTCTCATTTATGAGATCCGTCAGATCGTTGCAGTCGCTAAAAAGCTGGAAGCTTTAGGCGTTCCAATCACTTACGAAAATATCGGCGACCCGATTCAAAAAGGAGAGAAGGTCGCGCCTTGGATGAAGAAGATCGTCGCAGATCTTATTCTGGAGGATCTATCCTGGGCGTACACTGCAACCCAAGGATACGAAAAAACCCGCAAATTTCTGGCCGAAAAGGTAAACGAAAGAGGCGGGGCTCAGATCACGTCCGACGATCTTTTATTTTTCAACGGTCTCGGCGACGCCGTCGCAAAAATATTCGGTTTCATGAGACGGGAGGCACGGGTTCTCGGCCCCAGTCCGGCGTATTCCACCCTTTCCTCGGCGGAAGCGGCGCATTCCGGCTATGAGCACATGACGTACAATCTTCTTCCCGAAAGGGGCTGGATGCCGGATTTGGAAGATATCGAAAATAAAGTACGATACAACGATTCGATCGCGGGAATTCTGCTGATCAATCCGGACAATCCGACGGGCGCAGTATATGGAAAAGACGTAATGCGTCAGATCGTTTCCATCGCGGAAAAATACGACGTTATGATCGTTTGCGACGAAACGTATGCCCATGTAAATTATTCGGAAACGGGCACGATTCATCTCTCCGAAGTGATCGGAGATAAGGTATGCGGTCTGGCATTACGTTCCATTTCCAAAGAGTTTCCTTGGCCTGGCGGACGCTGCGGTTGGATTGAAATTTTCAATAAGGATAAGGATCCGGTCTTTGCACGCTATGTGAAATCTCTCCTAGATGCGAAGATGCTGGAAGTCTGCTCGACGACTCTGCCGCAAATGGCGATTCCTCAAGTTTATTCGCATCCCGAATTTATCCCGCATCTAAAGTCGAGAAACGAAAAATTCAAAAAAAGGGCGAAACTCGCGACCCAATATTTTGACGGTCTTAAAGGAGTCCGGGTCGTGGAACCGAAAGGTGCATTTTATCTTACCGTCGCCTTTGACGAGGGTGTTCTGAACGAGAAGATGTCTCTGCCGATTGAAAACCTTCAAGCTGCGGAATTCATTCAACCTCTATTGGAGAAATGCGCGAACGATCGTAGGTTCGTATACTTTCTACTGGCTTCGGCGGGAATCTGCGTGGTTCCTTTATCTTCCTTTTGTACCAACCGCCATGGATTTAGAGTCACTCTCTTGGAAGAAAACGAAGATAAGTTTCGTTGGATTTATTCCACACTTCGAAGCAGCATAGAGGAATACATTCGTTCGGCGTAAGGCTGTAATGGAAAACGAGGACGCGATTCCAATTAAAATCGGAGTCATGGATTCCGGGATGGGCGGCCTTTCGGTCCTGCGAACGCTCCTTTCTCTTCCGTACCGCGCGCATTACGTTTATTACGGTGATCTAGGGAATGCGCCTTACGGGGAGCGAAGTACCGAGGAAGTGCTAGCGCTCACTAAAAACGTATGCTCGGAGTTGCTTTCTCAGAAAGTAAACGCCATACTTCTGGCTTGTAATACCGCCACTTCCGCCGCGGCGTCCGAACTGCGAGCCGAACTTCCCGTACCCGTATTCGG
It includes:
- a CDS encoding pyridoxal phosphate-dependent aminotransferase; amino-acid sequence: MRRNIVHSGADALIYEIRQIVAVAKKLEALGVPITYENIGDPIQKGEKVAPWMKKIVADLILEDLSWAYTATQGYEKTRKFLAEKVNERGGAQITSDDLLFFNGLGDAVAKIFGFMRREARVLGPSPAYSTLSSAEAAHSGYEHMTYNLLPERGWMPDLEDIENKVRYNDSIAGILLINPDNPTGAVYGKDVMRQIVSIAEKYDVMIVCDETYAHVNYSETGTIHLSEVIGDKVCGLALRSISKEFPWPGGRCGWIEIFNKDKDPVFARYVKSLLDAKMLEVCSTTLPQMAIPQVYSHPEFIPHLKSRNEKFKKRAKLATQYFDGLKGVRVVEPKGAFYLTVAFDEGVLNEKMSLPIENLQAAEFIQPLLEKCANDRRFVYFLLASAGICVVPLSSFCTNRHGFRVTLLEENEDKFRWIYSTLRSSIEEYIRSA
- a CDS encoding aminopeptidase — protein: MKTTLAHPIARLANRRLGFSGERLPVPILFLFWISSQGCIPYLLHIGKEQAKFVMQKRPFEEVLSDPSVSEKTKEKLKEVERIRDFGIRSLALSSKGGFKSFVSLDRNAVGWHVSACHPLRFESYTWWFPIVGSVPYKGYFSLEKAKEEETRLKEEGWETRVRITAGYSTLGWFEDPLFSPQLYDDRADLSALVLHEMAHATVYFPGDSVFNESYASFVEEAGTKAYLFSIGGQQLVEARESSEREREHYKTLLRETAESLKNIYSKGGSDEQVRKEKNQILSSFKKELGRRNWRTIDGKKLSERDWNNEDFVGMLRYHSGSAFFERKLEEVGRDFGKFQEEMRKLISLSSAERKILLQRTED
- a CDS encoding S1C family serine protease; translated protein: MRFSLPPVVVVNAGLAVLLILILILPGEGGLSSFFRGDKPLDYGEQKAGIELQNAFRNVYRLAKDSVVSIRTKKSDLIVSPYHYFDYRNERLASFGSGFLIHEKGYIATNFHVIEGAESIEVITSDGSVFPAKFVGSHERADISLLKIREGSGLKPVRFGNSDDIEVGDWAIAIGSPFGLERSFSVGVVSAKYREDLDETGQTHIQIDSMINPGSSGGPLLNIYGEVIGINRLIRSDTGRNTGIGFAIPMNYAKKIIQLIQENKGRIIRPATLGVMATVPLADHRKALGIPDDWTGVLVYDIEAGSSAESSGLKRYDFLLEANGLPVKNINDLREQVGIVGLGGRLKLRIYREKSLQELVVRLVQK